A single genomic interval of Asinibacterium sp. OR53 harbors:
- a CDS encoding ATP-binding protein — MQSKETLQEFTILLVDDRPENLISLEELLIQPGRRFLKAQSGNEALRLVLKHENIGLIMLDVQMPDMDGFEVARILKSNAKTKDISIIFVTALSREEHFILKGFEEGAVDYLSKPLDINVVRAKVNVFEQLYFHQVELKSTLSELKRINKRLEQFVYIVSHDLKSPLSSMMLLMELIREDELVMANPELKENIDLLHGASGRLSNMIASLLEHSRTSLANHAIEEVNTSELVREVVALLFPPDQMTINIREPLPVINTHKIGLQQVFQNLLSNAIKYNDKEKGIIEIGASDKGHWVEFYVKDNGPGIADNDQERIFKLFETTAHHSSRDSSTGIGLNLLKVLVEEQGGKIWVDSVKDEGSTFYFEWEKNH, encoded by the coding sequence ATGCAATCAAAAGAAACCTTGCAAGAATTCACTATCCTGTTGGTAGACGACCGGCCGGAAAACCTGATCTCACTGGAAGAGTTACTCATACAACCCGGACGGCGCTTCCTCAAAGCGCAATCGGGCAATGAGGCTTTGCGGCTGGTCTTGAAACACGAAAACATCGGCCTGATCATGCTCGATGTGCAGATGCCTGATATGGATGGGTTTGAAGTGGCACGTATTCTCAAATCGAATGCAAAGACAAAAGATATCTCTATCATCTTTGTAACGGCTTTGAGCAGGGAAGAACATTTTATACTGAAAGGTTTTGAAGAAGGCGCTGTTGATTATCTATCCAAGCCACTCGATATTAACGTGGTAAGGGCTAAAGTGAATGTATTCGAACAACTGTATTTTCACCAGGTAGAATTAAAGTCTACTCTCTCGGAACTCAAGCGGATCAACAAACGACTGGAACAATTCGTTTACATCGTTTCCCATGATCTCAAGTCGCCCCTGTCTTCCATGATGCTCCTGATGGAACTGATCAGGGAAGATGAACTGGTAATGGCCAATCCCGAGTTAAAAGAAAACATCGACCTGTTGCACGGCGCATCCGGGCGCTTATCGAATATGATCGCTTCCTTGTTGGAACATTCACGTACCAGTCTGGCAAATCATGCAATCGAGGAAGTGAACACCAGCGAGTTGGTGCGGGAAGTAGTGGCGCTCCTGTTCCCACCCGATCAGATGACCATTAACATACGGGAACCCTTGCCTGTAATCAATACCCATAAGATCGGCTTGCAACAAGTATTCCAGAACCTGCTGAGCAACGCCATCAAATACAACGACAAAGAAAAAGGAATCATCGAGATAGGCGCGTCTGACAAAGGTCATTGGGTAGAATTCTATGTCAAAGACAACGGACCGGGCATCGCTGATAACGACCAGGAACGGATCTTTAAATTATTTGAAACGACGGCACATCATTCTTCGCGCGACAGTAGCACAGGCATCGGATTGAATCTCCTGAAAGTATTGGTAGAAGAGCAGGGAGGAAAGATCTGGGTAGACTCGGTGAAAGACGAAGGCAGCACTTTTTATTTTGAATGGGAAAAGAACCACTGA
- a CDS encoding ATP-binding cassette domain-containing protein has translation MIIELSNAGKRFNRDWIFRGVNYRLETGSAYAITGANGSGKSTLLQSIAGSITLSTGDCVYTQQNKNIAGDTIYQQLAMAAPYLELIEEMTALEFLSFHASFKPMALDAATILDKVELPHAAHKQIRYYSSGMKQRIKLAQAFFSDVPLLLLDEPCTNLDKAGYALYHRLIGEYAGNKLVIVSSNDPLEYDFCNERLQMSDYK, from the coding sequence ATGATCATTGAATTATCCAATGCTGGAAAAAGGTTTAACCGGGATTGGATATTTCGTGGCGTCAACTACCGGTTAGAGACCGGTAGTGCGTATGCGATTACCGGCGCTAACGGAAGCGGTAAGAGTACCTTGCTCCAATCCATTGCCGGAAGTATTACCCTCAGCACCGGCGACTGCGTTTATACACAGCAGAACAAAAACATAGCCGGTGATACCATCTACCAGCAACTGGCCATGGCAGCACCCTACCTGGAATTGATAGAAGAAATGACGGCGCTGGAATTTCTTTCTTTTCATGCGTCTTTCAAACCCATGGCATTGGATGCAGCAACGATACTGGACAAAGTGGAATTACCACACGCGGCACACAAACAGATCCGCTATTACAGCAGCGGCATGAAACAACGTATCAAACTGGCGCAGGCTTTTTTTTCCGATGTTCCGCTGCTGTTGCTCGACGAGCCTTGTACCAATCTCGACAAGGCCGGCTATGCATTATATCACAGGCTGATAGGCGAATATGCCGGTAACAAACTCGTTATTGTAAGCAGTAACGATCCGCTGGAATATGATTTTTGTAATGAGCGGTTGCAGATGTCTGATTACAAGTAG
- the lpxA gene encoding acyl-ACP--UDP-N-acetylglucosamine O-acyltransferase, with amino-acid sequence MTHPYTYIDPNAKIAPNVKIDPFTVIHGDVQIGEGTWIGSNVTIMDGSRIGKNSRIFPGAVIGGIPQDLKFSGEKTTAEVGDNTTIREFVTINRGTTDRWKTRVGSNCLIMAYSHIAHDCIIGDNCILSNSVQLAGHVVMGDWAWIAGVSAVHQFVNIGQHAYIAGGSLVSKDVPPYIKAVRTPLSYGGVNSVGLKRRGFELERINHILDIYRIIFNKGFNTTQALEFIEEEVTASDERDEIVTFIRESGRGIIKRYVKGGSDED; translated from the coding sequence ATGACGCATCCTTATACTTACATCGACCCTAATGCCAAGATCGCTCCTAATGTGAAAATAGATCCTTTCACTGTGATACATGGTGATGTGCAGATCGGAGAAGGCACCTGGATTGGAAGCAATGTTACCATCATGGATGGGTCGAGGATTGGAAAGAACTCCCGTATTTTTCCCGGCGCTGTGATCGGCGGTATTCCGCAGGACCTGAAATTCAGTGGTGAAAAAACAACGGCCGAGGTAGGCGACAATACTACCATACGCGAATTCGTGACCATCAACCGCGGTACTACCGACCGCTGGAAAACCAGGGTAGGCAGCAATTGCCTTATCATGGCCTACAGCCATATTGCGCACGACTGCATCATTGGCGACAACTGTATACTCAGCAACAGCGTTCAACTCGCCGGCCACGTGGTGATGGGCGACTGGGCGTGGATTGCCGGTGTGAGTGCGGTTCACCAGTTCGTAAATATTGGTCAGCACGCTTATATTGCCGGTGGTAGTCTTGTTAGTAAAGACGTACCTCCTTATATCAAAGCTGTACGCACCCCGCTCAGTTATGGTGGTGTGAACAGCGTAGGCCTCAAGCGCCGCGGCTTTGAACTGGAACGCATCAACCATATACTGGATATCTACCGCATTATTTTCAACAAAGGTTTCAATACCACACAGGCGCTCGAATTCATTGAAGAAGAAGTGACAGCCAGCGATGAGCGCGACGAGATCGTAACGTTTATCCGGGAAAGCGGAAGAGGTATCATCAAACGTTATGTAAAAGGTGGTAGCGACGAAGACTAA
- a CDS encoding bifunctional UDP-3-O-[3-hydroxymyristoyl] N-acetylglucosamine deacetylase/3-hydroxyacyl-ACP dehydratase, producing the protein MDNHFNPDKQHTLNSSINISGTGLHTGITVDMTLKPANPGFGIQFQRIDLPNQPIIKADCDLVTDTSRGTTLQVGDAKVSTVEHVLAALVGMGIDNTLIELNGPEIPIMDGSSGPFIELIAETGVVEQEATKAWYSLDENIYHYDEAKRVEMVALPSIDYQITTLIDFNSPVLGTQHAGLKTIKDFKTEIAPCRTFCFLHELEMLLDNDLIKGGDINNAIVVVDKPVTDEEMGRLAKVFKRDKIEVKSEGYLNNLELRFPNEPARHKLLDVVGDLALIGYPIKARIIANRPGHSTNVEFAKKIKQYIKKNKHVKNVPVYDHTMPPVFTLEKIEKTLPHRHPFLLVDKIIELTDTYIVGVKNVTFNEWFFPGHFPGNPVMPGVLQIEALAQTGGILCINSMPEGQYDTYFLKIDNCKFKQMVRPGDTMVLKMEFAGPIRRGICEMRGTVYVGGKVATEADLVAQVVKRP; encoded by the coding sequence ATGGATAATCATTTCAACCCGGATAAGCAACATACCCTTAATAGCTCTATCAATATCAGTGGTACCGGATTACATACCGGAATTACCGTTGATATGACCCTCAAACCAGCCAATCCCGGCTTTGGTATCCAGTTCCAGCGTATCGATCTTCCCAACCAACCCATCATCAAAGCCGATTGCGACCTGGTAACCGATACCAGCCGCGGTACCACTTTACAAGTGGGCGATGCCAAAGTGAGCACTGTGGAGCATGTACTGGCCGCCCTGGTAGGTATGGGTATCGACAATACTTTGATTGAACTCAACGGCCCCGAGATCCCCATCATGGATGGCAGCTCCGGTCCTTTTATAGAACTGATTGCCGAAACAGGGGTGGTAGAACAGGAAGCCACCAAAGCATGGTACAGTCTCGATGAGAATATTTATCATTACGATGAAGCCAAGCGCGTTGAAATGGTAGCCCTTCCTTCGATCGACTACCAGATAACCACACTCATCGATTTCAACAGCCCGGTGTTAGGTACCCAACATGCCGGACTGAAAACCATCAAAGATTTCAAAACAGAAATAGCGCCCTGCCGCACTTTTTGTTTCCTGCATGAGCTGGAAATGTTGCTCGATAACGACCTCATCAAAGGCGGTGATATCAACAACGCCATTGTGGTGGTAGACAAGCCGGTGACTGATGAAGAAATGGGCCGGCTGGCCAAAGTGTTCAAGCGCGATAAGATAGAGGTGAAGAGTGAAGGTTATCTCAATAACCTGGAGCTGCGTTTCCCCAATGAACCTGCCCGTCACAAGCTGCTCGACGTAGTAGGTGATCTGGCACTGATCGGTTATCCCATCAAAGCGCGGATCATTGCGAACAGGCCCGGCCATAGTACCAACGTGGAGTTTGCGAAAAAGATCAAACAATACATCAAAAAGAATAAGCACGTTAAGAATGTGCCGGTGTACGATCATACCATGCCGCCTGTTTTTACGCTGGAAAAGATCGAGAAAACCTTACCGCACCGACACCCTTTCCTGCTCGTTGATAAAATCATTGAACTTACCGATACTTATATAGTGGGTGTGAAGAATGTTACGTTCAATGAATGGTTTTTCCCCGGACATTTTCCCGGCAACCCTGTTATGCCGGGTGTATTGCAGATAGAAGCGCTGGCGCAAACCGGTGGCATCCTCTGTATCAATTCCATGCCGGAAGGACAATACGATACTTATTTCCTGAAAATAGACAATTGCAAATTCAAGCAGATGGTAAGACCAGGTGATACCATGGTATTGAAAATGGAATTTGCAGGCCCCATCCGCAGAGGTATTTGTGAAATGAGGGGAACTGTGTATGTGGGAGGTAAGGTAGCTACGGAAGCCGACCTGGTGGCACAGGTAGTGAAACGCCCTTAA
- the lpxD gene encoding UDP-3-O-(3-hydroxymyristoyl)glucosamine N-acyltransferase, translating to MQFTAAQIALIINGKLEGNADAQVGSFGKIEEARNGQLSFLANPKYEEYLYQTQASIVIVNESLELKQAVNATLIRVPDAYSAFATLLAKYQELMTQQLTGIQQPSYIAPSAKMGDNIFVAAFVHIGENVHIGNNVKLLPGVVLGNNVQVGDNCMLHAGVKIYHDCVIGSNVTIHAGTIIGSDGFGFAPQEDGSFKKVPQIGNVVVEDCVEIGANATIDRATMGSTIIRSGAKLDNLIQIAHNVEVGNNTVIAAQSGVSGSTKLGKNVMMGGQSGIAGHLNIADGARINGQSGVTKSIKEPNTAVTGTPAYEYASTIRSQAISRNLPQLEKRVKELEKLVQQLLAERVNVP from the coding sequence ATGCAGTTTACCGCCGCACAAATAGCATTGATAATCAATGGCAAACTGGAGGGTAATGCCGATGCCCAGGTGGGTAGTTTCGGAAAAATAGAAGAGGCCCGCAACGGCCAGCTTTCCTTCCTTGCCAACCCTAAATACGAAGAATACCTATACCAGACACAGGCATCTATTGTGATCGTCAATGAATCGCTGGAACTGAAGCAGGCGGTGAATGCTACCCTGATCCGCGTTCCCGATGCTTATTCCGCTTTCGCCACCCTGCTGGCCAAATACCAGGAGCTGATGACCCAGCAATTGACCGGTATCCAGCAGCCCAGTTATATTGCTCCTTCCGCCAAAATGGGCGACAATATATTCGTAGCCGCTTTTGTGCATATTGGTGAGAACGTACACATTGGTAACAATGTAAAACTCCTCCCGGGTGTGGTATTGGGCAACAACGTACAGGTAGGCGACAATTGCATGCTGCATGCAGGCGTAAAGATTTACCATGATTGCGTTATAGGTAGTAACGTTACCATCCATGCAGGAACCATCATCGGAAGCGATGGATTCGGTTTTGCGCCACAGGAAGATGGCAGCTTTAAAAAAGTACCGCAGATAGGCAATGTAGTAGTGGAAGACTGCGTGGAAATCGGCGCCAATGCTACGATCGACAGGGCTACCATGGGTTCTACCATCATCCGCTCGGGTGCTAAACTGGATAACCTCATACAGATAGCACACAATGTGGAAGTAGGCAATAACACGGTTATTGCAGCGCAGTCAGGCGTGAGCGGCAGCACCAAGCTGGGTAAGAATGTGATGATGGGCGGCCAGTCAGGCATCGCAGGCCACCTGAACATTGCCGATGGCGCGCGCATCAACGGACAAAGCGGGGTAACCAAATCGATCAAAGAACCCAATACCGCTGTTACCGGCACCCCTGCCTATGAATACGCCAGTACCATCCGCAGCCAGGCCATCAGCCGTAACCTCCCCCAACTGGAAAAAAGGGTAAAAGAACTCGAAAAACTGGTACAACAGTTGCTCGCTGAACGTGTTAATGTGCCTTAA
- a CDS encoding HD domain-containing protein, which translates to MAAIQRKIINDPVYGFITINHPLIFSIISHPFYQRLRRIKQMAMAQLVYPGAVHTRLHHSLGAYHLMNNAVIELKSKGVDISPEEEVAVKAAILLHDVGHGPYSHALEQVLVPDVHHEQLSLQIMHTLNETFNGELSLAIQIFTDQYHKPFLHQLISGQLDVDRMDYLTRDSFYSGVSEGVIGYDRILKMLVVHNGQLMIEEKGIYSVEKFLVARRQMYWQVYLHKTVLAAEKMLVKILERVRAIYRPGDDALYTQSAVDFFLGEFNGVMNAAALDKFCSLDDHDIMHAIKRWSLHPDKVLSLLCHGMLNRQLYKTRIQTAPFEPAYIASQLDQVSKRFHISAEESSYLCFTGEATNTLYKTIDEKINILFKDGSVRDISEIDNALIHQNLSAPVKKNYICLFR; encoded by the coding sequence ATGGCGGCTATCCAGCGGAAGATCATCAACGACCCGGTATATGGTTTTATTACCATCAATCACCCATTGATCTTTTCTATCATTTCACATCCTTTTTACCAGCGCCTGCGGCGCATCAAACAAATGGCCATGGCCCAACTGGTGTACCCCGGGGCCGTGCATACCCGCCTGCATCACTCGCTGGGCGCTTATCACCTCATGAACAATGCAGTGATCGAGCTCAAAAGCAAGGGAGTGGATATCAGCCCGGAAGAAGAAGTGGCTGTAAAAGCAGCCATCCTGCTCCACGATGTGGGACATGGTCCCTATTCACATGCCCTGGAACAGGTGTTGGTGCCCGATGTGCACCACGAGCAGCTTTCCTTACAGATCATGCATACGCTGAATGAAACATTCAACGGTGAGCTGAGCCTGGCCATACAGATCTTTACCGATCAATACCATAAACCTTTCCTGCACCAGCTCATCAGCGGACAACTCGATGTAGATCGCATGGATTACCTCACGCGCGACAGTTTTTATTCCGGTGTGAGTGAAGGGGTGATTGGTTATGATCGCATTTTAAAAATGCTGGTGGTGCACAATGGTCAGCTGATGATCGAAGAAAAAGGCATTTACAGTGTTGAGAAATTCCTGGTGGCCCGCCGGCAGATGTACTGGCAGGTGTACCTGCACAAAACCGTGCTGGCTGCCGAAAAAATGCTGGTGAAGATATTGGAAAGGGTGCGGGCCATTTACCGGCCGGGAGATGATGCCCTCTATACCCAATCGGCTGTTGACTTTTTCCTGGGTGAATTCAATGGGGTGATGAATGCAGCGGCGCTGGACAAATTCTGCTCGCTCGACGATCACGACATCATGCACGCCATCAAACGATGGAGCCTCCATCCCGATAAGGTGTTGTCATTACTCTGCCACGGCATGCTGAACCGGCAACTGTATAAGACCAGGATACAGACCGCTCCTTTTGAACCTGCTTATATTGCCAGCCAGCTGGATCAGGTAAGCAAACGCTTCCATATCAGTGCCGAAGAAAGCAGTTATCTCTGTTTTACCGGCGAAGCCACTAATACGCTTTACAAGACCATCGACGAAAAAATAAACATATTGTTCAAGGATGGATCGGTACGGGATATTTCGGAGATAGATAATGCACTCATCCATCAAAATCTTTCCGCCCCGGTCAAAAAAAATTACATTTGCCTGTTCAGATAG